A region from the Methylocella sp. genome encodes:
- a CDS encoding HAD hydrolase-like protein: MYRLVIFDFDGTLADSGEWAARALNRLAARYGFRSVSDEEIAMLRGQDTRAVLRYLGIRAWKLPFIVKDMRRQMAEETPFIPLFEGTEAMLRSLVERGIAVALVSSNSEDNVRRILGGDCAALIGCYECGASVFGKKSKFRRVLRQTRAANSEVICIGDEARDIEAASGAGLASGAVTWGYATAEFLERQRPTMLFGEMKEIAERLSTCDKHWRDGALNEGAAHIGNSNKSNSFNPGLRAEAAQ; encoded by the coding sequence ATGTACAGGCTCGTCATTTTTGATTTTGACGGCACCTTGGCCGACAGTGGCGAGTGGGCGGCCCGCGCGCTGAATCGGCTGGCCGCTCGCTACGGCTTTCGCAGCGTGAGCGATGAAGAGATCGCGATGCTAAGAGGCCAGGACACTCGTGCGGTGCTGCGGTATCTGGGCATTCGCGCTTGGAAGCTGCCGTTCATCGTCAAAGATATGCGCCGTCAAATGGCTGAGGAAACGCCCTTCATCCCCCTCTTTGAGGGAACGGAGGCCATGCTTCGGTCTCTGGTTGAACGCGGCATCGCGGTCGCCCTGGTCAGTTCCAACTCCGAGGATAATGTGCGTCGGATTCTTGGCGGCGACTGCGCTGCCCTCATTGGCTGTTACGAATGCGGCGCTTCGGTCTTCGGCAAGAAGTCCAAATTTCGACGCGTGCTCAGGCAGACAAGAGCCGCCAACTCGGAAGTTATCTGCATTGGCGATGAGGCTCGCGACATCGAAGCTGCGTCTGGCGCGGGATTGGCCTCCGGCGCAGTTACCTGGGGCTACGCCACGGCCGAATTTTTAGAGCGCCAACGCCCCACAATGTTGTTCGGCGAGATGAAGGAAATCGCGGAGAGGCTCTCCACCTGCGACAAACATTGGCGGGACGGCGCGCTTAATGAGGGAGCGGCTCACATAGGTAATTCCAACAAAAGCAATTCATTCAATCCAGGCCTCCGAGCGGAGGCGGCTCAATAG
- a CDS encoding NADPH-dependent FMN reductase: protein MPLNIAILYGSVRTARQGIKAARFIETQITARGHVATLIDPMVYQLPLLDRMYKEYGDDAPSNLKELAGIYRKADAFVIVSGEYNNGIPPALKNLLDHFLEEYFWRPSAILCYSAGPYGGVRAAMQLRMTLSELGMPSIPSILPAPNVGNAFDDEGHARDPAFAPRAARFLGELEWYARALGAERAKGTPY, encoded by the coding sequence ATGCCGCTGAACATCGCCATTCTCTACGGATCCGTCAGAACGGCGCGTCAGGGCATCAAAGCCGCGCGCTTTATTGAAACGCAGATTACCGCCCGCGGCCATGTGGCGACTTTGATCGACCCGATGGTCTATCAATTGCCTTTGCTCGACCGCATGTACAAGGAGTATGGCGACGACGCGCCGTCCAATTTAAAGGAGCTCGCGGGAATCTACCGAAAAGCCGACGCCTTTGTAATTGTCAGCGGCGAATATAACAACGGCATCCCTCCCGCCTTGAAAAACCTGCTCGATCACTTTCTGGAGGAGTATTTTTGGCGTCCATCCGCGATTCTTTGCTATTCGGCTGGCCCCTACGGCGGCGTCCGGGCGGCGATGCAATTGCGGATGACGCTGAGCGAGCTTGGAATGCCAAGCATCCCAAGCATCCTGCCGGCGCCCAACGTCGGCAATGCGTTTGATGATGAGGGGCATGCTCGAGACCCGGCGTTTGCGCCGCGGGCGGCGCGTTTTCTCGGAGAGCTCGAATGGTATGCGCGCGCCCTCGGCGCGGAGCGCGCCAAAGGCACGCCCTATTGA